Proteins found in one Salmo salar chromosome ssa26, Ssal_v3.1, whole genome shotgun sequence genomic segment:
- the LOC106587270 gene encoding cytosolic iron-sulfur assembly component 2B codes for MSGGTRLENANPLIFQRTGERLQTANDEDEDVADPIDDREIFDLIRSINDPEHPLSLEELNVVEQVRVRVDDQENTVGVEFTPTIPHCSMATLIGLSIKVKLLRSLPERFKIDVHITPGTHASEDAVNKQLADKERVAAALENSQLLEVVNQCLISNARTG; via the exons ATGTCAGGGGGGACACGTTTAGAGAACGCAAATCCCTTGATTTTTCAACGAACAGGCGAGAGACTTCAGACCGCAAATGACGAGGACGAAGATGTTGCTGATCCCATCGACGACAGAGAAATATTTG ATCTCATCAGATCCATTAATGATCCTGAACACCCACTGTCCCTCGAGGAGTTGAATGTCGTGGAACAAGTGCGAGTGCGC GTAGATGACCAAGAGAACACGGTGGGTGTGGAGTTCACCCCCACTATACCCCACTGCAGCATGGCAACTCTCATAGGCCTGTCCATCAAAGTCAAGCTGCTGCGGTCCCTACCAGAAAGGTTTAAG ATTGATGTGCACATCACTCCTGGGACGCATGCCTCAGAAGATGCAG TCAACAAACAGCTggcagacaaagagagagtggCCGCTGCACTCGAGAACTCCCAGCTTCTGGAGGTGGTCAACCAGTGTCTGATATCCAATGCAAGGACAGGCTGA